A genomic stretch from Solanum stenotomum isolate F172 chromosome 8, ASM1918654v1, whole genome shotgun sequence includes:
- the LOC125874552 gene encoding beta-fructofuranosidase, insoluble isoenzyme CWINV3-like has protein sequence MQYLYKRHTYTKEKESLLMAQPYRTAYHFQPPKNWINDPNGPMIYKGIYHLFYQYNPESAEWGNISWGHSTSTDLVNWTIHPPALLPSDTYDISGCWSGSATILQDGTPAILYTGGDSQNVQLQNLAVPKDPSDRYLVEWVKSPHNPIMTPHEEEKESFRDPTTAWLGTDGIWRVLIGNERKKRGTAVLYKSEDFVHWTEAERPLHSSSETTMWECLDFFPVLNNGENGLDISEIFSGIKHVLKISAARSFVDYYTVGVYDNHNDVYTPDEGSVDNESGLRLDYGRYYASKSFFDSEKKRRIFIAWVNESTSKEIDLIKGWSGLQSFPRKIWLDKGGKQLVQWPVEEIEMLRTNKVDLQNTTLEAGSKREICGVTAAQADVEISFSIPIAVLEQAEVLESSWTNPQEIANQSGSLASTGVGPFGLLVLASNNIEEYTAIFFRIFKKNDKFVVLMGCDQKRSSMGLEYDKTNYGAFLDIDPLTEKLSLRTLIDHSIVESFGGGGKACITTRAYPTLAINDNAHIFVFNNGSQHVDISTLSAWSLNQAHIN, from the exons ATGCAATATCTATACAAAAgacatacatatacaaaagaaaaagaaagtctCCTCATGGCTCAACCTTACAGAACTGCTTATCATTTCCAACCTCCCAAGAATTGGATAAATG ATCCTAATG GACCAATGATCTACAAGGGAATTTACCATTTATTTTACCAGTACAATCCTGAAAGTGCAGAATGGGGAAACATATCATGGGGTCATTCTACTTCAACTGATCTTGTCAATTGGACTATTCATCCTCCCGCTCTTCTGCCTTCAGACACATATGACATCAGCGGTTGCTGGTCAG GTTCCGCAACAATTCTCCAAGATGGCACACCAGCTATACTCTATACCGGAGGCGATTCACAAAACgttcaacttcaaaatctagCTGTGCCTAAAGATCCATCCGACCGTTACCTTGTCGAATGGGTTAAATCTCCTCATAATCCAATCATGACACCGCatgaagaggagaaagaatCGTTTAGGGACCCAACCACCGCGTGGTTAGGGACTGATGGGATTTGGAGAGTTCTTAtaggaaatgaaagaaaaaaaagaggaacTGCTGTTTTATACAAAAGCGAAGATTTTGTTCACTGGACAGAAGCAGAACGGCCTCTGCATTCGTCCAGTGAAACTACAATGTGGGAATGCCTTGATTTTTTCCCTGTCTTAAATAACGGGGAAAATGGACTTGACATTTCGGAGATTTTTTCAGGAATAAAACATGTGCTTAAAATTAGCGCGGCTCGTTCTTTTGTTGATTATTATACTGTTGGAGTGTATGACAATCACAACGATGTGTATACACCAGATGAGGGATCGGTAGACAATGAATCAGGATTACGATTGGATTATGGAAGGTATTATGCTTCCAAGTCTTTTTTTGATAgtgagaagaagagaaggatCTTTATTGCTTGGGTTAATGAGTCTACAAGTAAGGAAATCGATTTAATTAAAGGATGGTCTGGTCTTCAG TCATTTCCTAGGAAAATTTGGCTGGATAAAGGTGGAAAGCAATTGGTTCAATGGCCTGTCGAAGAAATAGAAATGCTAAGGACAAACAAAGTTGATTTACAAAATACAACACTCGAAGCTGGTTCAAAACGTGAAATTTGTGGTGTCACTGCTGCACAG GCGGATGTAGAAATCTCCTTCTCAATCCCAATCGCAGTGCTTGAGCAGGCAGAGGTGTTGGAATCAAGTTGGACAAATCCACAAGAGATAGCTAACCAAAGTGGTTCATTAGCCAGCACTGGTGTAGGACCTTTTGGGTTGCTAGTTTTGGCCTCAAATAATATTGAAGAATATACAGCAATATTCtttagaattttcaaaaagaatgacaagtTTGTTGTGTTAATGGGCTGTGACCAAAAAAG GTCATCTATGGGTCTTGAATATGATAAAACCAATTATGGAGCCTTTTTGGACATTGATCCTCTTACAGAAAAATTATCACTAAGAACTTTG atTGATCATTCGATAGTGGAAAGCTTTGGTGGAGGTGGAAAAGCTTGCATCACAACAAGAGCTTATCCTACTTTGGCCATCAATGATAATGCccatatttttgttttcaacaATGGATCCCAACATGTTGACATCTCCACTTTGAGTGCTTGGAGTCTAAACCAGGCTCACATCAACTga
- the LOC125874551 gene encoding 60S ribosomal protein L15 gives MGAYTYVSELWRKKQSDVMRFLQRVRCWEYRQLPSIVRVTRPTRPDKARRLGYKAKQGYVVYRVRVKRGGRKRPVSKGIVYGKPTNQGVTQLKFQRSKRSVAEERAGRKLGGLRVLNSYWINEDSTYKYFEVILVDQAHAAIRNDPRINWICNPVHKHRELRGLTSAGKKYRGLRGRGHLHHKARPSRRATWKRNQTLSLRRYR, from the exons ATGG GTGCTTACACTTATGTGTCGGAGCTATGGAGGAAGAAGCAGTCAGATGTTATGAGGTTCTTGCAAAGGGTGAGGTGCTGGGAGTACCGTCAACTCCCTTCTATCGTCCGTGTCACCAGGCCTACCCGTCCTGACAAGGCACGCCGCTTGGGATACAAGGCCAAGCAG GGCTATGTGGTCTATCGTGTTCGTGTGAAACGTGGTGGAAGGAAGAGGCCTGTTTCCAAGGGTATTGTGTATGGTAAGCCCACCAACCAGGGAGTCACACAATTGAAGTTCCAGCGCAGCAAGCGATCTGTTGCTGAGGAGCGTGCTGGAAGGAAGTTGGGTGGTCTTAGAGTCCTGAACTCTTACTGGATTAATGAG GATTCTACCTACAAGTACTTTGAGGTAATATTGGTTGACCAGGCCCATGCTGCTATTCGCAATGATCCAAGGATCAACTGGATCTGCAACCCAGTGCATAAGCACAGAGAATTGCGTGGTCTCACTTCAGCTGGTAAGAAATACAGAGGACTCCGAGGAAGAGGACATCTCCACCACAAGGCTCGCCCCTCAAGAAGGGCAACCTGGAAAAGGAACCAGACTCTGTCTCTTCGCCGTTACCGTTGA